A single genomic interval of Chryseobacterium paludis harbors:
- a CDS encoding porin family protein: MKKLLLGLAVVASSLTFAQTFGVKAGLNISTVSGDDTKAKAGFYGGVLMNVPVASSFSVQPEILYNGIGTKEDGNGNGKLNLSYISVPVMFQYNATPQLYLEAGPQFSFLIDSTLKRQSVSVDVKDALKSFDFGIGLGAGYFFTKNIGVNLRYVAGVTNITKEVNGFQADGKNNVFQVGLTYKFNK, translated from the coding sequence ATGAAAAAATTATTATTAGGATTAGCAGTTGTTGCAAGCTCGCTAACATTTGCTCAAACATTTGGAGTTAAAGCCGGTCTTAACATTTCTACGGTTTCTGGTGATGATACTAAAGCAAAAGCTGGATTTTACGGAGGTGTTTTAATGAACGTCCCTGTTGCTTCAAGTTTTAGTGTACAGCCTGAAATATTATATAATGGGATAGGAACAAAAGAAGATGGAAATGGTAATGGAAAGTTGAATTTAAGTTATATTTCAGTTCCGGTAATGTTCCAATATAATGCTACCCCACAGCTTTACCTCGAGGCAGGACCGCAATTCAGTTTCCTGATCGATTCCACTCTTAAAAGACAATCCGTATCAGTAGATGTTAAGGATGCTCTTAAAAGTTTTGATTTTGGTATAGGATTAGGTGCAGGATATTTCTTTACCAAAAACATTGGTGTTAATTTAAGATATGTAGCAGGTGTTACTAATATTACTAAAGAAGTAAATGGTTTTCAAGCTGATGGAAAAAATAATGTATTCCAAGTAGGTCTTACTTACAAATTCAACAAATAA
- a CDS encoding glycerophosphodiester phosphodiesterase family protein translates to MKHTFFTAIFLVFVQLYSAQSFDKQAHRGGKSLYPENTIPAMKNTLKMGITTLEMDLAITKDKKVILSHDAFLSPELVTKPDGTYIPKDSGFYYKIYDMSYARIQTFDVGLKKLDNYPDQKKMKVQKPLFSEVIDACETYSRELKRPLPFYNIETKTRPFSDNIFHPEPKEFVDLMMKVILEKKIQDRVIIQSFDPRTLEIIHKEYPKIMTALLVEKVDDKKIAQQQYYFKNIPAEKFKLYPNHLNGVSGDMKFLSFIPTIYSPDQSLVTPELVKECHTMGMKVIPWTVNTKERLKELKGMGIDGLISDDPRIFE, encoded by the coding sequence ATGAAACACACATTTTTCACAGCTATTTTTCTTGTATTTGTTCAATTGTATTCTGCTCAATCTTTCGATAAGCAGGCACACCGTGGAGGCAAATCTTTATACCCGGAAAATACAATCCCGGCTATGAAGAATACATTAAAAATGGGTATTACCACACTTGAAATGGATTTAGCCATTACAAAGGATAAAAAAGTAATTCTTTCCCATGATGCTTTTCTTTCACCTGAACTGGTAACAAAGCCTGATGGAACCTATATTCCCAAAGACTCTGGTTTTTACTATAAAATTTATGATATGTCTTATGCGAGAATTCAAACATTTGATGTAGGCTTAAAAAAACTTGACAATTATCCTGATCAGAAGAAAATGAAGGTACAGAAACCTCTTTTTTCAGAGGTAATAGATGCATGTGAGACTTATTCCCGAGAGTTGAAAAGACCTTTGCCCTTCTATAATATAGAAACTAAAACCCGTCCTTTCTCTGATAATATCTTTCACCCTGAACCAAAAGAATTTGTGGATCTGATGATGAAGGTTATCTTAGAAAAAAAGATTCAAGATCGCGTTATTATTCAATCTTTTGATCCAAGAACACTTGAAATTATCCATAAAGAATATCCTAAAATAATGACGGCTTTACTGGTTGAAAAAGTTGATGATAAAAAGATCGCACAACAACAGTATTACTTTAAAAACATACCAGCAGAGAAATTCAAACTATACCCGAATCATCTTAATGGTGTATCCGGAGATATGAAGTTTCTAAGCTTTATTCCTACTATCTACAGTCCGGATCAGTCTCTTGTTACTCCTGAATTGGTGAAGGAATGCCATACAATGGGGATGAAAGTTATACCATGGACCGTTAATACTAAAGAGAGATTAAAGGAACTAAAAGGTATGGGAATAGATGGATTGATTAGTGATGATCCACGAATATTTGAATAA
- a CDS encoding porin family protein has translation MKKLILGLAVTASSFAFAQQTTSTSTSSSSPVTFGVKGGMNVSSLSKDNGLDDQKSKIGFNAGVFANIPIASSFSIQPEVLYSQYGNKTDYTVLGTKYSASTKLDYITVPVMFQYNFIPNLYVEAGPEFGLMVSAKNKVKNESNGNSSTTDNYKDNLNTFNFGIGLGAGYYFTPNFGVTARYVAGLTDVAKNRPSGSDAVRNNVFQVGLAYKFK, from the coding sequence ATGAAAAAGTTAATTTTAGGATTAGCAGTAACTGCAAGTTCATTCGCATTTGCTCAGCAAACAACATCAACTTCTACTTCATCTTCAAGCCCAGTTACATTTGGTGTTAAGGGAGGTATGAACGTTTCATCTCTTTCTAAAGATAATGGTTTGGATGATCAAAAATCTAAAATAGGTTTTAATGCTGGTGTATTTGCAAATATCCCAATTGCAAGTTCTTTCAGTATCCAACCTGAGGTTCTTTATTCTCAGTATGGTAATAAAACTGATTATACTGTATTAGGTACTAAATATTCAGCTTCAACAAAATTAGATTATATTACTGTACCGGTAATGTTCCAGTATAATTTTATTCCTAATCTTTATGTAGAAGCAGGACCTGAATTTGGATTAATGGTTAGTGCCAAAAATAAAGTGAAAAATGAAAGTAATGGTAACTCATCTACGACCGATAATTATAAAGATAATTTAAATACCTTTAATTTTGGTATTGGTCTAGGTGCAGGATATTACTTTACTCCAAACTTTGGTGTTACAGCAAGATATGTAGCAGGATTAACAGATGTAGCTAAAAACAGACCTAGTGGATCTGATGCAGTAAGAAATAATGTATTCCAGGTAGGTTTAGCTTACAAATTCAAATAA
- a CDS encoding porin family protein, with amino-acid sequence MNKLFLGLAIVAGSLAFAQETQTTTTTITTVNKEKEPIRFGIKAGATSAYFSQQKLSANNQKIGFNAGAFVNIPLSKQISLQPEVLYNQLGAKSVLSSSEVTTGATTVKRQSDFKTTLNYISVPLMVQFKPVDNFYFEAGPEFSYFINGKNKGETTVTSTTAGVTTTQRESTSETIDKDNINKFNFGLGIGLGYYFTPNLGINARYVNSLTKIDNNRPAAENNNRAFQLGLNYKF; translated from the coding sequence ATGAATAAGTTATTTCTAGGACTAGCAATAGTTGCTGGCTCATTAGCTTTCGCTCAAGAAACACAAACGACAACGACTACTATTACCACCGTTAATAAGGAAAAGGAACCTATTAGATTTGGTATTAAAGCAGGGGCAACTTCTGCTTATTTCAGTCAGCAAAAATTAAGTGCAAACAATCAGAAAATAGGATTTAATGCAGGTGCTTTCGTAAATATCCCATTATCTAAACAAATTAGTTTACAACCGGAGGTATTGTATAACCAATTAGGGGCAAAGAGTGTTCTTTCTTCTTCTGAAGTTACAACAGGTGCTACAACTGTAAAAAGACAGTCGGATTTTAAAACTACATTGAATTATATTTCAGTTCCATTAATGGTACAGTTTAAACCAGTAGATAATTTTTATTTCGAAGCTGGTCCTGAGTTCAGTTATTTCATCAACGGAAAAAACAAAGGTGAAACAACTGTTACAAGTACTACAGCAGGTGTAACCACTACTCAGAGAGAATCTACTTCTGAAACCATTGATAAAGATAACATCAACAAATTCAATTTCGGTTTAGGTATTGGTCTTGGTTACTACTTTACTCCTAATTTAGGAATTAACGCAAGATATGTTAACAGTTTAACTAAGATTGATAATAACCGACCTGCAGCTGAAAACAACAACAGAGCATTTCAGTTAGGTTTGAACTATAAGTTTTAA
- the purF gene encoding amidophosphoribosyltransferase, producing MESLDIHKSEYLKQFKNQAYGRNLFRTNEEERLDAPNEECGIFGLYSDNDLDTFSLSQFGLFALQHRGQEACGISVLKDGRINNMKDEGLVLDVYKDIQNPEAFMGNSAIGHTRYTTAGDKKKYNFQPFFAKNEYDQIILSIAHNGNLTNAKELKAELEAEGVVFRATSDSEVILRLIQKNLDLGLRGAIKATMEKIEGAYSVVGMTRNKFFAFRDFNGIRPLVLGAIDEKSYVVASESVALDAVGAQYVRDILPGEIVYTNENETGLHSYMVNDKGRQRICSFEYIYFARPDSTLENINVYEIREKSGEKIWEQAPVDADLVIGVPDSGVPAAIGFSKASGIPFRPVLIKNRYIGRSFIVPTQEMRERIVNLKLNPIISEIKGKRVVIIDDSIVRGTTSKRLVKILKDAGVKEIHFRSVSPPIIAPCYLGIDTPSKDDLISANMTTEQLRDYLGVDSLEFLSTDNLKEILGSSNHCFGCFTEEYPVAKGEELELFN from the coding sequence ATGGAAAGTTTAGACATTCATAAAAGTGAATATTTAAAACAGTTTAAAAACCAGGCCTACGGTAGGAATCTTTTCAGAACGAATGAAGAAGAAAGACTTGATGCTCCCAATGAGGAGTGTGGGATTTTCGGATTATATTCTGATAATGATCTGGATACGTTCTCTCTTTCTCAGTTCGGGCTTTTTGCATTACAGCACAGAGGCCAGGAAGCTTGTGGTATTTCCGTTCTGAAAGACGGAAGGATCAACAATATGAAAGATGAGGGATTGGTTTTAGATGTTTATAAAGATATTCAGAATCCTGAAGCTTTTATGGGAAATTCTGCAATAGGGCATACTCGTTATACCACTGCAGGAGACAAAAAGAAGTACAATTTTCAGCCATTTTTCGCGAAAAACGAATATGACCAGATTATACTTTCGATTGCACATAACGGTAACTTAACCAATGCGAAAGAATTAAAAGCTGAATTGGAAGCTGAAGGAGTTGTTTTCAGAGCAACTTCTGATTCTGAAGTAATATTGAGATTAATTCAAAAAAATCTTGATTTAGGATTAAGAGGAGCAATCAAAGCAACTATGGAAAAGATCGAAGGAGCTTATTCTGTAGTAGGAATGACGAGAAATAAATTCTTTGCATTCAGAGATTTCAATGGGATCAGACCTTTAGTATTAGGAGCTATTGATGAGAAATCATATGTAGTAGCTTCTGAATCTGTAGCTCTTGATGCTGTTGGAGCACAATATGTCCGTGATATTTTACCTGGAGAGATCGTATATACGAATGAGAATGAAACTGGATTACATTCTTATATGGTTAATGATAAAGGAAGACAGAGAATCTGTTCTTTTGAATATATTTATTTTGCAAGACCCGACTCTACATTAGAAAATATTAATGTTTATGAGATCAGAGAAAAGTCTGGTGAGAAAATTTGGGAGCAAGCACCTGTAGATGCCGATTTAGTAATTGGAGTTCCAGATTCTGGAGTACCAGCTGCAATTGGTTTTTCTAAAGCATCAGGAATACCTTTCCGTCCAGTTTTGATCAAAAACAGATATATTGGTAGAAGTTTCATTGTTCCTACTCAGGAAATGAGAGAAAGGATTGTCAATTTAAAGTTGAATCCTATCATTTCTGAGATCAAAGGAAAAAGGGTAGTGATCATCGACGATTCTATCGTCCGTGGTACTACTTCCAAAAGATTGGTTAAGATCTTAAAAGACGCCGGTGTAAAAGAAATCCACTTTAGAAGTGTTTCACCACCTATCATCGCACCTTGTTATTTAGGAATTGATACACCGTCTAAAGATGATCTGATTTCTGCAAATATGACAACAGAACAGCTTAGAGATTATTTAGGAGTTGATTCTTTAGAGTTTTTAAGTACCGACAATCTTAAGGAGATTTTAGGTTCTTCTAATCATTGCTTTGGATGTTTTACAGAAGAATATCCTGTAGCAAAAGGAGAGGAATTAGAACTGTTTAATTAA
- a CDS encoding porin family protein: MKKLLLGLAVISSSLFFAQKFGVKAGLNLSTINTSDSKAKAGFYGGVLMNVPVASHFSVQPEILYNGIGTKVKGDNDLQTNLNYISVPVMFQYNPTPQFYLEAGPQFSFLIDSKFKNGSTSVDGKDYIKSFDFGIGIGAGYFFIPSLGLTARYIAGVGDVIKEIGGMQPKGKNNVFQIGLVYKFK, encoded by the coding sequence ATGAAAAAATTATTACTAGGTTTAGCTGTCATTTCAAGTTCTTTATTCTTTGCTCAGAAATTTGGAGTAAAGGCAGGTCTCAATCTTTCAACGATCAATACCAGTGATTCTAAAGCAAAAGCAGGATTTTATGGTGGCGTCCTTATGAACGTTCCTGTTGCATCCCATTTTAGTGTTCAGCCAGAAATCTTATACAACGGTATAGGGACTAAGGTTAAAGGGGATAATGATCTTCAAACCAACTTGAATTACATTTCAGTTCCTGTTATGTTTCAATACAACCCTACTCCACAATTTTATCTTGAGGCGGGTCCTCAATTTAGCTTTCTGATTGATTCTAAATTTAAAAATGGCTCAACGTCAGTAGACGGAAAGGATTATATTAAAAGTTTTGACTTTGGAATTGGTATCGGCGCAGGATATTTTTTTATCCCAAGCCTTGGTCTTACAGCAAGATATATAGCTGGTGTTGGAGATGTTATCAAAGAAATTGGAGGTATGCAACCTAAAGGAAAAAATAATGTTTTCCAGATAGGATTAGTGTATAAATTCAAATAA